The Rhodococcus sp. X156 genome window below encodes:
- a CDS encoding amidohydrolase family protein, producing MSTQLLLGGRIYSPTSPDATAMAVTDGTVVWTGMDAPGRAMHPDAEVIDLQGRFVAPAFVDSHVHCTAAGLALSGLDLAGTTSKAQCLELVRAHATAHPDAVVWGHGWDESRWSEQRPPSRAELDECVPGRQVYLSRVDVHSAWVSTPLVEQATGVRQATGWSDEGPLSQDAHHLVREAARVRLTAAQRRAALHTFLDHAAAHGVAAVHECGGAEIAGLEDFRATLTADHGVQVRGYWGEAVTDADQARDLLERTGAAGLAGDLFVDGSLGSHTAWLHEPYCDLPEAGTGAAYLQREEIAAHVRACTLAGTQAGFHVIGDAGMQAVVDAIGDVVAELGVPKVASRAHRLEHAEMMTPGQAEALGRWGVLASVQPGFDALWGGSDGLYAQRLGPDRGARLNPYSAMASAGVALSLGSDAPVTTLDPWRAVQAAVHHRTPGSAISARAAFAAATRGAWRAGGVRDGMAGTLTPGAPASYAVWDCDELVVAAPKDSVQRWSTDPRAGVAPLPRLDPDAALPECVRTVHRGRTIYER from the coding sequence GTGAGCACGCAACTCCTGCTGGGCGGTCGTATCTACAGCCCCACTTCCCCTGACGCCACCGCCATGGCGGTCACCGACGGCACCGTGGTGTGGACCGGGATGGACGCGCCCGGCCGGGCGATGCACCCCGACGCCGAGGTGATCGACCTGCAGGGCCGGTTCGTGGCCCCGGCCTTCGTGGACTCCCACGTGCACTGCACCGCGGCCGGGCTGGCACTGAGTGGGCTGGACCTGGCCGGCACCACCTCCAAGGCGCAGTGCCTCGAGCTGGTGCGCGCCCACGCCACGGCCCACCCCGACGCGGTGGTGTGGGGCCACGGCTGGGACGAGTCGCGGTGGAGCGAGCAGCGCCCGCCGAGCCGCGCCGAGCTGGACGAGTGCGTGCCCGGCCGACAGGTGTACCTCTCCCGGGTGGACGTGCACTCCGCGTGGGTGTCCACCCCGCTGGTGGAGCAGGCCACCGGCGTCCGCCAGGCGACCGGCTGGTCCGACGAGGGCCCGCTGAGCCAGGACGCCCACCACCTGGTGCGCGAGGCCGCGCGCGTCCGGCTCACCGCCGCTCAGCGCCGGGCCGCGCTGCACACCTTCCTCGACCACGCCGCCGCCCACGGGGTGGCCGCGGTGCACGAGTGCGGGGGCGCGGAGATCGCCGGGCTGGAGGACTTCCGCGCGACCCTGACCGCCGACCACGGGGTGCAGGTGCGCGGCTACTGGGGCGAGGCGGTGACCGACGCCGACCAGGCCCGCGACCTGCTCGAGCGCACTGGCGCCGCCGGCCTGGCCGGCGACCTGTTCGTGGACGGCTCCCTCGGCTCGCACACCGCGTGGCTGCACGAGCCCTACTGCGACCTCCCCGAGGCCGGCACCGGCGCGGCGTACCTGCAGCGCGAGGAGATCGCCGCGCACGTGCGGGCCTGCACCCTCGCCGGAACCCAGGCCGGTTTCCACGTGATCGGCGACGCCGGCATGCAGGCCGTGGTGGACGCCATCGGCGACGTGGTGGCCGAGCTCGGCGTGCCCAAGGTCGCCTCACGGGCGCACCGCCTGGAGCACGCGGAGATGATGACCCCCGGGCAGGCCGAGGCGCTGGGCCGCTGGGGCGTGCTGGCCAGCGTGCAGCCCGGCTTCGACGCGCTCTGGGGCGGCAGCGACGGGCTCTACGCGCAGCGGCTGGGCCCCGACCGTGGCGCCCGGCTCAACCCGTACTCCGCGATGGCCTCGGCCGGGGTGGCGCTGAGCCTGGGCTCGGACGCGCCCGTCACCACCCTCGACCCGTGGCGCGCCGTGCAGGCCGCGGTGCACCACCGCACCCCGGGCAGCGCCATCTCGGCCCGCGCCGCCTTCGCCGCCGCCACTCGCGGGGCCTGGCGGGCCGGGGGAGTGCGCGACGGCATGGCCGGCACCCTCACCCCCGGTGCCCCCGCCTCCTACGCGGTGTGGGACTGCGACGAGCTGGTGGTGGCCGCGCCCAAGGACTCCGTGCAGCGCTGGTCCACCGACCCCCGCGCCGGCGTCGCCCCGCTGCCGCGGCTGGACCCGGACGCGGCCCTGCCGGAGTGCGTGCGCACCGTGCACCGCGGGCGCACCATCTACGAGCGCTGA
- the lnt gene encoding apolipoprotein N-acyltransferase has protein sequence MPSRAVVLRCLAALVAGGLLYLSFPPRPLWFLAPVGIAVLCAVLRGTRPGAGFGYGYLAGLGFLVPLLPWVGVYVGPLPWLALAAVQALAVGLFGAVSAVLVRLPGAPLWVASAWVGTEWLRSSVPLNGFPWGKLAFGQADGPLLPLASVAGTAGLSLAVALIGACLAALVLHLRPPRARAWAVLGCVLGLLVPLALAATLAGTAADPTEGRTVTVALVQGNVPREGLDFNSQRRAVLDNHVAETERLAADVAAGRVPQPELVIWPENASDIDPLANADATALVARAARAVKVPILVGAVLVNVDRTTSNVAIVWDPAAGPGQQHVKRVLVPFGEYLPARNFFRHFSSYADLAGRFVPGDGNGVVDLNGVPLAVATCYEVAFDYLVNDSVRAGAQLITVPTNNATFGRTEMTYQQLAMSQVRAVEHDRAVLVAATTGASAAIAPDGAVLSQTSLFTPATLVAQVPLRTTTTLATRLGNLPPAAISTLAVLALGAALVRPRWSRGDEPRHDTATADEEDVHGGARSSARD, from the coding sequence GTGCCCTCCCGTGCGGTGGTGCTGCGGTGCCTGGCCGCGCTGGTGGCGGGCGGGCTGCTCTACCTGAGCTTCCCGCCTCGGCCGCTGTGGTTCCTGGCGCCGGTGGGCATCGCGGTGCTGTGCGCGGTGCTGCGCGGGACCCGGCCGGGGGCGGGCTTCGGCTACGGGTACCTGGCCGGGCTGGGCTTCCTGGTGCCGCTGCTGCCGTGGGTGGGTGTGTACGTGGGGCCGCTGCCGTGGCTGGCGCTGGCCGCGGTGCAAGCACTGGCGGTCGGCCTGTTCGGTGCGGTGTCCGCCGTGCTGGTGCGGCTGCCGGGCGCTCCGCTGTGGGTGGCCAGTGCGTGGGTGGGCACCGAGTGGCTGCGCTCCTCGGTGCCGCTGAACGGATTCCCCTGGGGCAAGCTGGCCTTCGGGCAGGCCGACGGGCCACTGCTGCCGCTGGCGTCGGTGGCGGGCACGGCGGGGCTGAGCCTGGCGGTGGCGCTGATCGGCGCCTGCCTGGCCGCCCTGGTGCTGCACCTGCGGCCCCCACGTGCCCGCGCGTGGGCGGTGCTCGGCTGCGTGCTGGGCCTGCTGGTGCCGCTGGCGCTGGCGGCGACCCTGGCCGGCACCGCTGCCGATCCCACCGAGGGGCGCACGGTGACCGTGGCGCTGGTGCAGGGCAACGTGCCGCGGGAGGGCCTGGACTTCAACTCCCAGCGCCGGGCCGTGCTGGACAACCACGTGGCCGAGACCGAGCGCCTGGCCGCCGACGTCGCCGCCGGGCGGGTGCCCCAGCCCGAGCTGGTGATCTGGCCGGAGAACGCCTCCGACATCGACCCGCTGGCCAACGCCGACGCCACCGCGCTGGTCGCCCGGGCCGCGCGGGCGGTGAAGGTACCCATCCTGGTGGGGGCGGTGCTGGTCAACGTCGACCGCACCACCAGCAACGTCGCCATCGTCTGGGATCCCGCGGCCGGGCCGGGCCAGCAGCACGTCAAGCGGGTGCTGGTGCCCTTCGGCGAGTACCTGCCCGCCCGTAACTTCTTCCGCCACTTCTCCTCCTACGCCGACCTGGCGGGGCGCTTCGTGCCCGGGGACGGCAACGGCGTGGTGGACCTCAACGGGGTGCCGCTGGCGGTGGCCACCTGCTACGAGGTGGCCTTCGACTACCTGGTGAACGACTCGGTGCGCGCCGGGGCGCAGCTGATCACGGTGCCCACCAACAACGCCACCTTCGGGCGCACGGAGATGACCTACCAGCAGCTGGCCATGTCGCAGGTGCGGGCGGTGGAGCACGACCGGGCCGTGCTGGTGGCCGCCACCACCGGTGCCAGCGCGGCCATCGCCCCGGACGGTGCAGTGCTGTCGCAAACGTCACTCTTCACCCCAGCTACCCTGGTTGCGCAGGTTCCGCTGCGGACCACGACTACTCTGGCCACTCGGCTCGGGAACCTCCCGCCAGCAGCGATCAGCACCCTCGCGGTGCTCGCGCTCGGAGCAGCCCTCGTTCGCCCGCGCTGGTCGCGGGGCGACGAGCCGCGACACGACACGGCAACAGCCGACGAGGAGGATGTTCATGGCGGAGCACGATCGTCCGCGCGGGACTGA
- a CDS encoding polyprenol monophosphomannose synthase, which translates to MAEHDRPRGTDGAAGSPASASVLVIIPTFNELENLAKIVGRVHESVAHAHVLVVDDGSPDGTGQLADELSAADDRVHVMHRTEKSGLGAAYIAGFRWALERSYAVIVEMDADGSHAPEQLPSLLARVDAGADLVLGSRYVPGGKVVNWPRHREWLSRGGNLYSRLALGVGLKDITGGYRAYRRQVLSDLDLETIASQGYCFQVDLAWRTIQQGFTVEEVPITFTERELGESKMSGNIVREALLMVTKWGVRNRVQRLTGRR; encoded by the coding sequence ATGGCGGAGCACGATCGTCCGCGCGGGACTGACGGGGCTGCGGGTAGCCCAGCGAGCGCGAGCGTGCTGGTCATCATCCCCACCTTCAACGAGCTGGAGAACCTGGCGAAGATCGTGGGCCGGGTGCACGAGTCGGTGGCCCACGCGCACGTGCTCGTGGTGGACGACGGCAGCCCGGACGGCACCGGTCAGCTGGCCGACGAGCTCTCCGCCGCCGACGACCGCGTGCACGTCATGCACCGCACGGAGAAGTCCGGTCTCGGTGCCGCCTACATCGCGGGCTTTCGCTGGGCGCTGGAGCGCAGCTACGCGGTGATCGTGGAGATGGACGCCGACGGAAGCCACGCCCCCGAGCAGCTGCCGTCGCTGCTGGCCCGCGTGGACGCCGGTGCCGACCTGGTGCTGGGCTCGCGCTACGTGCCCGGCGGCAAGGTGGTCAACTGGCCGCGCCACCGCGAGTGGCTCTCCCGCGGCGGCAACCTCTACTCGCGCCTGGCGCTGGGGGTGGGCCTCAAGGACATCACCGGCGGCTACCGCGCCTACCGCAGGCAGGTGCTGTCCGACCTCGACCTGGAGACCATCGCCTCCCAGGGCTACTGCTTCCAGGTGGACCTGGCCTGGCGCACCATCCAGCAGGGCTTCACCGTGGAGGAGGTGCCCATCACCTTCACCGAGCGCGAGCTGGGGGAGTCGAAGATGAGCGGCAACATCGTCCGGGAGGCGCTGCTCATGGTCACCAAGTGGGGCGTGCGCAACCGCGTGCAGCGCCTCACCGGTCGCCGCTAG
- a CDS encoding RNA polymerase-binding protein RbpA has product MADRVLRGSRLGAVSYETDRDHDLAPRQAARYQCPKGHDFEVPFADDAEFPATWECRLHGQTSELIGGSTAETKKVKPPRTHWDMLLERRSTEELEELLNERLELLKQRRRSS; this is encoded by the coding sequence ATGGCTGATCGCGTGTTGCGCGGCAGCAGGCTCGGAGCTGTCAGCTACGAGACGGACCGGGACCACGACCTGGCGCCCCGGCAGGCCGCCCGCTACCAGTGCCCCAAGGGACACGACTTCGAGGTGCCCTTCGCCGACGACGCCGAGTTCCCGGCCACCTGGGAGTGCCGCCTGCACGGGCAGACCTCCGAGCTGATCGGTGGCTCGACGGCCGAGACCAAGAAGGTCAAGCCCCCGCGCACCCACTGGGACATGCTGCTGGAGCGCCGCTCCACCGAGGAGCTCGAGGAGCTGCTCAACGAGCGCCTGGAGCTGCTCAAGCAGCGCCGTCGCTCCTCCTGA
- a CDS encoding transglycosylase family protein: protein MTTALTRTTSTRLGVRRLLAGMLTLLFALTTAAVVGAPAASADPSAGAWKALRDCESSNNYKIGGTKYYGAYQFDMSTWISVGGNPAITPNQASPAEQDYRALYLYRKRGWQPWPQCRVSKGLVEDRDAGSGRLPTYAESAYIGGGGTTPVPGPKPTVPGTATMDEIELPFLSFPSGSCSPLLFVWQWQMNTFGYGLPLSGCNDAASRVAAKDLQRTNGITQTSTIGGLTLIAAFFGTPPR, encoded by the coding sequence GTGACCACTGCACTCACCAGGACCACCTCGACGAGGCTCGGCGTTCGTCGTCTGCTCGCCGGCATGCTCACCCTGCTGTTCGCGCTCACCACCGCAGCGGTGGTCGGTGCACCCGCCGCCAGTGCTGACCCGAGTGCGGGTGCCTGGAAGGCTCTGCGCGACTGCGAGTCGAGCAACAACTACAAGATCGGTGGCACCAAGTACTACGGCGCCTACCAGTTCGACATGAGCACCTGGATCAGCGTGGGCGGCAACCCCGCCATCACGCCGAACCAGGCCAGCCCCGCCGAGCAGGACTACCGGGCGCTGTACCTCTACCGCAAGCGCGGGTGGCAGCCCTGGCCGCAGTGCCGGGTCAGCAAGGGCCTGGTGGAGGACCGCGACGCGGGCAGCGGCCGCCTCCCCACCTACGCGGAGAGCGCCTACATCGGTGGGGGCGGCACCACCCCCGTCCCCGGGCCCAAGCCGACGGTGCCCGGCACGGCGACGATGGACGAGATCGAGCTGCCCTTCCTCAGCTTCCCGTCCGGCAGCTGCTCCCCGCTGCTGTTCGTGTGGCAGTGGCAGATGAACACCTTCGGCTACGGTCTGCCGCTGTCGGGCTGCAACGACGCCGCCTCGCGCGTCGCGGCCAAGGACCTGCAGCGCACCAACGGCATCACCCAGACCAGCACCATCGGCGGCCTCACCCTGATCGCCGCCTTCTTCGGCACCCCGCCCCGCTAG
- a CDS encoding alpha-amylase family glycosyl hydrolase — protein sequence MTAWPEHVMWWHLYPLGFTGAPIHPEPSAPDDGPTAGAVTHRLHGVEAWLDHVLALGLNGIALGPVFASQTHGYDTVDYFRIDPRLGDEHDFDHLVAAAHQRGIRVLLDGVFNHVGRAHPAFVQVEQHGPASATAELFRVDWAGWRPGDPVRAEVFEGHEHLVALNHESAAVADLVARVMTYWLDRGADGWRLDAAYAVPPAFWARVLPEVRRSHPSAWFSGEVIHGDAAQIVRTSTMDSLTQYELWQGIWHGIGERNLFELAHALRRHNDLLATFVPSTFVGNHDVTRIASAIGVDLVPHALAVLFTVAGTPSVYAGDELAWTGIKEERLGGDEAVRPLFPPRPPTEDELEPAARHVLHAHQALIALRRRHPWLHRAQTDVVHLDNRQLVLRTAAGARSVVVALSLEDTAVTLPSAGARSLVCGSGHLASGQVQLPPRGWAVLEG from the coding sequence ATGACAGCGTGGCCCGAGCACGTGATGTGGTGGCACCTCTACCCACTGGGTTTCACTGGTGCCCCGATCCACCCGGAACCCAGCGCGCCCGACGACGGCCCGACAGCAGGTGCGGTGACGCACCGGCTGCACGGGGTCGAGGCGTGGCTGGACCACGTCCTCGCGCTGGGACTCAACGGGATCGCGCTGGGCCCTGTCTTCGCGTCCCAGACCCACGGGTACGACACCGTGGACTACTTCCGGATTGATCCGCGCCTGGGCGACGAGCACGACTTCGACCACCTGGTCGCCGCAGCCCACCAGCGCGGCATCCGCGTGCTGCTCGACGGCGTCTTCAACCACGTCGGCCGAGCGCACCCAGCCTTCGTGCAGGTCGAGCAGCACGGTCCTGCATCGGCGACAGCGGAGCTCTTCCGCGTCGACTGGGCCGGCTGGCGCCCCGGCGACCCGGTACGCGCAGAGGTCTTCGAGGGCCACGAGCACCTGGTCGCCCTCAACCACGAGTCCGCGGCCGTGGCCGACCTGGTCGCTCGGGTCATGACGTACTGGCTGGACCGAGGAGCGGACGGTTGGCGGCTGGACGCCGCCTACGCGGTGCCGCCTGCGTTCTGGGCCCGGGTGCTCCCCGAGGTGCGCCGCTCCCACCCGAGCGCCTGGTTCTCCGGCGAGGTGATCCACGGTGACGCCGCGCAGATCGTGCGGACCTCCACGATGGACTCCCTGACTCAGTACGAGCTGTGGCAAGGCATCTGGCACGGCATCGGCGAGCGCAACCTCTTCGAGCTGGCCCACGCGCTGCGTCGGCACAACGACCTGCTCGCCACGTTCGTGCCCTCCACGTTCGTGGGCAACCACGACGTCACGCGCATCGCCTCCGCGATCGGCGTCGACCTGGTGCCCCACGCGCTGGCCGTGCTGTTCACGGTGGCCGGCACCCCCAGCGTGTACGCCGGCGACGAGCTCGCCTGGACGGGCATCAAGGAAGAGCGCCTGGGCGGTGACGAGGCCGTGCGCCCGCTGTTTCCGCCTCGCCCGCCGACCGAGGACGAGCTCGAACCTGCCGCGCGCCACGTGCTGCACGCACACCAGGCCCTGATAGCGCTGCGTCGCCGCCACCCGTGGCTGCACCGCGCCCAGACCGACGTGGTGCACCTGGACAACCGGCAGCTCGTGCTGCGAACCGCCGCCGGAGCCCGGTCGGTCGTCGTCGCGCTCAGCCTCGAGGACACCGCGGTCACCCTGCCGAGCGCCGGTGCCCGCAGCCTGGTGTGCGGCTCCGGGCACCTGGCCTCCGGGCAGGTCCAGCTGCCTCCCCGTGGGTGGGCTGTGCTGGAGGGCTGA
- a CDS encoding TetR/AcrR family transcriptional regulator C-terminal domain-containing protein — MTAEPGGPGRPGEGRAGRRQRGQRAGLDRQAVIDAARALAPRAITMQAVADELGVDRKALHHHVRSREALVKMVAADLFTSSFDSARLQQDGDWRQVCTDFARACVDSLVATGELAGCVSLADPLDPVVVRPVEVALDALLAAGFDEECAARGVTALTFLCVGLAQERLRHRRSGQDSGLANLRRALADCDDAAHPTLRRVVEVGHAQGDEAQLAMNLRLFLLGMQQMLDQP, encoded by the coding sequence GTGACGGCGGAACCAGGCGGCCCCGGTCGCCCCGGCGAGGGACGAGCGGGACGTCGGCAACGGGGTCAGCGGGCGGGCCTGGACCGGCAGGCCGTCATCGATGCGGCGCGGGCGCTGGCGCCGAGGGCGATCACCATGCAAGCGGTGGCCGATGAGCTCGGGGTGGACCGCAAGGCGCTCCACCACCACGTGCGCAGCCGCGAGGCTCTCGTGAAGATGGTGGCCGCGGACCTGTTCACGTCCTCCTTCGACAGTGCACGCCTGCAGCAGGACGGGGACTGGCGCCAGGTGTGCACGGACTTCGCCCGCGCGTGCGTCGACAGCCTGGTCGCCACCGGTGAGCTGGCCGGTTGCGTGAGCCTGGCGGACCCCCTGGACCCGGTGGTCGTTCGCCCAGTGGAGGTGGCCCTGGACGCACTGCTGGCAGCGGGCTTCGACGAGGAGTGCGCTGCGCGAGGGGTGACTGCGCTGACCTTCCTGTGCGTCGGCCTCGCCCAGGAACGGCTGCGCCACCGTCGCAGCGGGCAGGACTCCGGGCTCGCCAACCTGCGCCGAGCCCTGGCGGACTGCGACGACGCGGCCCACCCCACGCTGCGCCGCGTGGTCGAGGTCGGCCATGCCCAGGGTGACGAGGCCCAGCTCGCGATGAACCTGCGCCTGTTCCTGCTCGGCATGCAACAGATGCTTGACCAACCTTGA
- a CDS encoding LLM class flavin-dependent oxidoreductase gives MQFGIFTVGDVTPDPTTGRTPTEHERIKATITIAKKAEEVGLDVFATGEHHNPPFIASAPTTTLAFIAAQTERIILSTSTTLITTTDPVLIAEDYAKLQHLADGRVDLMMGRGNTGPVYPWFGKDIRDGVNLAIENYALLRRLWREDVVDWQGTFRTPLQSFTSTPRPLDGVPPFVWHGSIRTPEIAEQAAHYGDGFFHNNIFWPIEHTRQMVALYRRRFEHHGHGSADQAIVGLGGQAFMRKSSQEAKREFRPYFDNAPVYGHGPSMEDFTAQTPLVVGSPQEVIDRYLTMREEVGDYQRQLFLMDHAGLPLKTVLEQLDLLGEEVVPVLRKEMALGRPAHVPDAPTHASLVAAGGAQDATVPGVDDVTGASPAAAR, from the coding sequence ATGCAGTTCGGCATCTTCACCGTCGGCGACGTCACCCCGGACCCCACCACGGGCCGGACCCCCACCGAGCACGAGCGGATCAAGGCGACGATCACCATCGCCAAGAAGGCTGAGGAGGTGGGCCTGGACGTCTTCGCCACCGGCGAGCACCACAACCCGCCGTTCATCGCCTCAGCGCCCACCACCACGCTGGCCTTCATCGCGGCGCAGACCGAGCGCATCATCCTGTCCACCTCCACCACGCTGATCACCACCACCGACCCGGTGCTGATCGCCGAGGACTACGCCAAGCTGCAGCACCTCGCCGACGGCCGGGTGGACCTGATGATGGGCCGCGGCAACACCGGCCCGGTCTACCCGTGGTTCGGCAAGGACATCCGCGACGGCGTCAACCTGGCCATCGAGAACTACGCGCTGCTGCGCAGGCTCTGGCGCGAGGACGTGGTGGACTGGCAGGGCACGTTCCGCACGCCGCTGCAGTCGTTCACCTCCACGCCGCGCCCGCTCGACGGCGTGCCGCCCTTCGTGTGGCACGGCTCCATCCGCACGCCCGAGATCGCCGAGCAGGCCGCGCACTACGGCGACGGCTTCTTCCACAACAACATCTTCTGGCCCATCGAGCACACCCGGCAGATGGTGGCGCTCTACCGCCGCCGCTTCGAGCACCACGGCCACGGCAGTGCCGACCAGGCCATCGTCGGCCTCGGCGGGCAGGCGTTCATGCGCAAGAGCTCCCAGGAGGCCAAGCGGGAGTTCCGGCCCTACTTCGACAACGCGCCGGTCTACGGCCACGGCCCCAGCATGGAGGACTTCACCGCACAGACCCCGCTGGTCGTGGGCAGCCCGCAGGAGGTCATCGACCGCTACCTGACCATGCGCGAGGAGGTCGGCGACTACCAGCGCCAGCTGTTCCTGATGGACCACGCCGGCCTGCCGCTGAAGACGGTGCTGGAGCAGCTCGACCTGCTGGGCGAGGAGGTGGTGCCGGTGCTGCGCAAGGAGATGGCCCTCGGCCGGCCCGCGCACGTCCCGGACGCCCCCACGCACGCCTCGCTGGTCGCGGCGGGTGGCGCGCAGGACGCCACCGTGCCCGGCGTGGACGACGTCACCGGCGCCTCCCCGGCGGCGGCGCGATGA
- a CDS encoding ABC transporter substrate-binding protein — translation MSALLASALLVTACGSGDNASDSALEGPATASSLTIAVDKDSGPLNLFAGQTDQLTELVYDKLLAPSPYVDDPKPWLATSVTQVSASTWEVALRDGVTWHDGAPFTADDVVFSFHYMHQAPTGRFTHHVNDTPSISTVETTAAGGVRFTCDYACPELGPVTLADLPIVPKHVWSTVDPAKAKEHAALPIGTGPYQLVDYSPTSGYRFTANANYFAGKPTVDELVMPVIADPSATFTALRSGQIDATTRALTPELTDEFRRSSQVGVVKTSPLRYPELKLNFLEAPFSEAKFRTALNKAVDRDQLLEVVGLGQGRPATQGYVHPDAPYANPTESPYDVAGANTILDELGYVDDDGDGFRENAAGEKLTYRIHANGGLAPDVRAAQLLTEDFRKVGLDVSVVAVDTGSLSDIAAKKTYDMYVTTNSPHAVADPTQFIMSHRSGNLWKAPSVPYPEYDALYEKWRKTETNEARLAVLDEIQTLFNQQPTVLGLYYPDEYFGVRADSFAGWVETPGYGVVHKWSFLPREVSESAGAIAPVR, via the coding sequence GTGTCCGCCCTGCTCGCCTCCGCGCTGCTGGTGACGGCCTGCGGATCCGGCGACAACGCCTCGGACAGCGCTCTGGAGGGCCCGGCGACAGCATCGAGCCTGACCATCGCGGTGGACAAGGACTCCGGTCCGCTCAACCTCTTCGCGGGCCAGACCGACCAGCTGACCGAGCTGGTCTACGACAAGCTGCTGGCGCCGTCGCCGTACGTGGACGACCCGAAGCCGTGGCTGGCCACCTCCGTCACCCAGGTGAGCGCCTCCACCTGGGAGGTGGCGCTGCGCGACGGCGTCACCTGGCACGACGGTGCACCGTTCACCGCCGACGACGTGGTCTTCAGCTTCCACTACATGCACCAGGCCCCCACCGGTCGGTTCACCCACCACGTGAACGACACGCCGTCGATCTCGACGGTGGAGACGACGGCGGCCGGGGGAGTGCGCTTCACCTGCGACTACGCGTGCCCGGAGCTGGGCCCGGTCACGCTGGCCGACCTCCCGATCGTCCCCAAGCACGTGTGGTCCACCGTCGACCCGGCCAAGGCGAAGGAGCACGCCGCGCTGCCGATCGGCACCGGCCCCTACCAGCTGGTGGACTACAGCCCCACCTCCGGCTACCGGTTCACGGCCAACGCCAACTACTTCGCGGGCAAGCCGACGGTGGACGAGCTGGTGATGCCGGTGATCGCGGACCCCTCCGCCACGTTCACCGCGCTGCGCTCCGGGCAGATCGACGCGACCACCCGGGCGCTCACGCCGGAGCTCACCGACGAGTTCCGCCGCTCCTCCCAGGTCGGCGTGGTCAAGACCTCCCCGCTGCGCTACCCCGAGCTCAAGCTCAACTTCCTCGAGGCGCCGTTCAGCGAGGCGAAGTTCCGCACGGCCTTGAACAAGGCCGTCGACCGCGACCAGCTGCTCGAGGTGGTGGGACTGGGGCAGGGGCGCCCCGCCACGCAGGGCTACGTCCACCCGGATGCGCCGTACGCCAACCCCACCGAGTCGCCCTACGACGTCGCGGGCGCCAACACGATCCTGGACGAGCTCGGGTACGTGGACGACGACGGCGACGGTTTCCGGGAGAACGCCGCGGGGGAGAAGCTGACCTACCGGATCCATGCCAACGGGGGGCTGGCTCCCGACGTGCGCGCAGCGCAGCTGCTCACCGAGGACTTCCGCAAGGTCGGTCTGGACGTGTCGGTCGTCGCGGTGGACACCGGCTCGCTGTCGGACATCGCGGCGAAGAAGACCTACGACATGTACGTCACGACCAACTCGCCGCACGCGGTGGCCGACCCGACGCAGTTCATCATGTCCCACCGCTCCGGCAACCTCTGGAAGGCGCCGTCGGTGCCGTACCCGGAGTACGACGCGCTGTACGAGAAGTGGAGGAAGACCGAGACCAACGAGGCACGGCTCGCGGTGCTCGACGAGATTCAGACCCTGTTCAACCAGCAGCCCACCGTGCTCGGCCTGTACTACCCGGACGAGTACTTCGGCGTGCGCGCCGACAGCTTCGCCGGCTGGGTGGAGACCCCGGGCTACGGCGTCGTGCACAAGTGGTCGTTCCTGCCGCGCGAGGTCAGCGAGTCCGCCGGCGCCATCGCGCCGGTGCGCTGA